The Bradyrhizobium guangxiense genomic sequence TGGGGCATGATCGCGGCCGCACAGCTCTACAAGGCTAATGCTGGCGAGGACGCGTCTTCAGCTTGAGTTCGGGCCGCTTCTCCGGCGGCGTGTCGAGCAGGCCCTTCAAGGCTTCTGTTGCCGCGAGCACCCCCTTGTAGGCCTCGTTGGCGAACCGCAGCAGCAGCCGCAATTCCTCGTCTGAATAGCCGTTGCAGACATTCTCCATCGCCTGCTGCATTGGCACATAGTATTGACCGAGGCCGGCGATCGCCTCTGGCACGACCGCGATGAAGACCTTGCGGCGGTCCTTCTCGTCCCGCTCGCGGCGCACCAGGCCGGCCTTCTCGAGCCGGTCGATCACCCCCGTGATGGCGCCGGTTGTGAGGCCCGTGACCTCGGCGAGCCTGCCTGCGGTGACGCGCCCTTCGAGATAGAGGATGTCCATGCATTCGAGATCGGAATTGGCAATTCCGGCAACGTTGGCAACGGTTTGCCCATAGAGCACGCCCTGCGCGGACGATCGGCGCATCGCCTCTTCGAGATCCTGCAGCAGCGCAGCGCGCACCTTCGTCCTTGACAAGGCCGACCTCATATCTTAGTCGATATATATCTTAGTCACTAAGAGATTTAGCGACCGTAATTTCTCCTAGCACCACGGAAACGTCGGGAGCAAGCCATGTCCTATCGTCCCCGCAAGGCCCTGATCATCGGCGCCGGCATCGCCGGACCGGTGGCTGCGATCCTGCTGCGCCGCGCCGGCATCGACTCCGCAATCTACGAGGCCTGGCCTTATTCGAAGGGCATCGGCGGCGGCCTTCAGATCGCGCCGAACGGCATGCATGTGATGGACGAGATCGGGCTGGCGAACGAGTTGATCAGCCGCGGCTCGGTCGCGGACTCCTTTGACTTCTATTCGCAAGGGGGCGCGAAGCTCGGCTCGATCAACCGCGACATGGCACGGCGCTTCGGCCAGCCGGCCGTCAACGTCTGCCGTGCGACCCTGAACGAGATCCTGATCGACAAGGCCTGGTGCGCCTGTGTCTCGCTTTATTTCGAGAAGCGCCTGATCAAGATCGAGGACCGCGGCGACCAGCCGATCATCGCCTATTTCGCCGATGGCACCACCGCCGAAGGCGACTTCCTGATCGGCGCCGACGGCGTCC encodes the following:
- a CDS encoding MarR family winged helix-turn-helix transcriptional regulator; amino-acid sequence: MRRSSAQGVLYGQTVANVAGIANSDLECMDILYLEGRVTAGRLAEVTGLTTGAITGVIDRLEKAGLVRRERDEKDRRKVFIAVVPEAIAGLGQYYVPMQQAMENVCNGYSDEELRLLLRFANEAYKGVLAATEALKGLLDTPPEKRPELKLKTRPRQH